A window from Primulina huaijiensis isolate GDHJ02 chromosome 11, ASM1229523v2, whole genome shotgun sequence encodes these proteins:
- the LOC140988456 gene encoding uncharacterized protein, with product MTCRALSNSDSYLFFLWKTHNFNFEFFQYLTVTNPNRDEFSHLDSSCTPASLWEIDFIPAGRIGGGGSQKISAKFDLQKYPLSSPLKAAIGEGSNGVPVEGFAADGMPMEIQTRMKLEGKVGVLKVFIHGVVSGVKCEVMIESKRGTVLGFRC from the exons ATGACTTGTAGAGCTTTGTCAAATTCTGATTCTTATTTGTTTTTCCTTT GGAAAACCCATAATTTTAACTTCGAGTTCTTCCAATACCTCACCGTAACAAATCCTAACCGCGACGAGTTCTCACACTTAGACAGCTCGTGTACTCCGGCCAGCCTGTGGGAAATCGATTTCATCCCTGCTGGAAGAATCGGTGGCGGCGGGAGTCAGAAAATCTCGGCGAAGTTTGATCTGCAGAAGTATCCGTTGTCGTCGCCGTTGAAGGCGGCGATCGGCGAAGGTAGTAACGGAGTTCCCGTGGAAGGCTTTGCCGCGGATGGGATGCCAATGGAGATACAGACTCGCATGAAGTTGGAAGGCAAAGTTGGCGTGCTGAAGGTGTTCATTCACGGAGTTGTGAGTGGAGTGAAGTGTGAGGTCATGATTGAGAGCAAGCGTGGGACTGTTTTAGGTTTCCGCTGTTGA